Proteins encoded by one window of uncultured Draconibacterium sp.:
- a CDS encoding glycoside hydrolase family 9 protein, with translation MTKRSFIFCFLALYCASILQAQEFKLTSSGYFQNQGVDIMAFDDIYPEGHQGGVSLIMHGNRIATNGDIRLEPTPGQWQPVPKQHDRVTNQEKNTITAQLSFPDSSRHITGFNPMVYPDLQINYTVNVEGKGNSVIVTVDLEQPVPQNYLVKVGFNMELFPGALFGKPWIMDDETGSFPMQPNGPTRYEPSNFKHPGNFNPDGKASAEHLAGKGYSPIIADDIVAEPYAQGHHFVVRPNDPYGKFSIESRGAALKLYDGRMNHNNGWFVVRSEIPAGKTKEAIKWIITPNVVEDWQYKPVVQTSQVGYHTNQQKTAIIELDKRTEKTENPQLYKITALGEEEVLSKAGEEWGQFLRYNYLKFDFSEIDAPGLYQVRYGMAASPVFRIDDAVYDRGVWQPVLEYFLPVQMCHMRVNEKYRVWHDDCHMDDARMAPVNFNHIDGYVQGASTLTDYSPGDVVPGLNIGGWHDAGDFDLRVESQAGEAYILALAYEAFGVDYDVTSIDQHQRITEIHQPDGKADILQQIENGALTVIGGYRALGRLYRGIICNNLRQYVMLGDAAAMTDNIPGNDDDRWVFTEDNPYRELTTAAQMAATARVLKGFNDTLSAQALDCAKTLFEVTDANGRSKAAKIHAATELYLTTGDDIYKNYLLSETEFITQAIGFVGWYIGRAEKKINDPAFTKAIREAMSGLYEQIKKQGAETPYGIPYRPKIWGAGWDIQSFGFRQYFLHTAYPDIFSSEYIYNALNFILGCHPGSNTSSFASGIGARSATVGYGLNRADWSYIPGGVVSGTALIRPDFPELLEFPYLWQQVEYVLGGGSSHYMFLALAAQQLLNNK, from the coding sequence ATGACTAAACGATCATTCATTTTTTGTTTTCTGGCATTATACTGTGCCAGTATCCTCCAAGCTCAGGAATTCAAACTTACTTCATCCGGTTATTTTCAAAACCAGGGAGTCGACATAATGGCGTTCGACGATATTTATCCTGAAGGGCACCAGGGCGGTGTTTCGCTGATTATGCACGGAAACCGGATTGCCACCAATGGCGATATCCGACTGGAACCTACTCCCGGACAATGGCAACCGGTACCGAAACAACACGACCGCGTTACGAACCAAGAGAAAAATACGATTACTGCACAGTTGAGTTTTCCCGACTCATCACGCCACATTACCGGCTTTAATCCGATGGTTTACCCCGATTTGCAAATAAACTACACGGTAAATGTTGAAGGCAAAGGCAACTCGGTTATTGTTACCGTTGACCTGGAACAGCCTGTTCCGCAAAATTACCTGGTGAAAGTGGGTTTTAATATGGAACTTTTTCCGGGTGCATTATTCGGAAAGCCCTGGATTATGGACGATGAAACCGGAAGTTTCCCTATGCAACCCAACGGGCCAACCCGTTACGAACCGTCGAATTTTAAACATCCGGGCAATTTTAATCCTGACGGAAAAGCCTCAGCTGAACATCTTGCAGGAAAAGGTTACAGTCCGATTATTGCCGACGACATTGTTGCCGAACCTTATGCACAGGGGCACCACTTTGTAGTACGCCCCAACGATCCTTACGGCAAATTCAGCATTGAAAGCCGTGGAGCTGCCTTAAAGCTATACGATGGTCGTATGAATCACAACAACGGCTGGTTTGTGGTTCGCAGCGAAATTCCCGCAGGAAAAACTAAAGAAGCCATAAAATGGATCATTACACCCAATGTAGTTGAAGACTGGCAGTACAAACCGGTGGTTCAGACTTCGCAGGTTGGCTATCATACCAATCAACAAAAAACGGCGATTATTGAACTTGACAAACGCACTGAAAAAACAGAGAATCCGCAGCTTTACAAAATTACCGCTTTAGGCGAAGAGGAAGTTTTGAGCAAGGCCGGTGAAGAATGGGGACAGTTTCTGCGTTATAATTACCTGAAATTCGATTTCTCGGAAATAGATGCTCCGGGACTTTACCAGGTGCGTTACGGCATGGCTGCTTCTCCGGTTTTTCGGATCGATGATGCGGTTTACGACCGTGGGGTTTGGCAGCCTGTACTGGAATATTTCTTGCCGGTTCAGATGTGTCACATGCGGGTAAACGAAAAATACCGGGTTTGGCACGACGACTGCCACATGGACGACGCACGAATGGCTCCGGTTAATTTTAACCACATCGATGGATATGTGCAGGGAGCCTCCACTTTAACGGATTATTCGCCCGGCGATGTTGTTCCCGGATTAAATATTGGTGGCTGGCACGATGCCGGCGACTTCGATCTGCGTGTAGAATCGCAGGCTGGTGAAGCTTATATTCTGGCACTGGCTTACGAAGCATTTGGAGTAGATTATGATGTAACTTCTATCGATCAGCACCAGCGAATTACCGAAATCCACCAACCTGATGGAAAAGCCGACATTTTGCAACAGATTGAAAACGGCGCACTTACTGTAATTGGCGGATACCGGGCTTTGGGACGACTTTACCGCGGGATAATTTGCAACAACCTGCGCCAATATGTGATGCTGGGCGATGCGGCGGCAATGACCGACAACATTCCGGGCAACGACGACGACCGCTGGGTGTTTACCGAAGACAATCCTTACCGCGAACTGACCACAGCTGCTCAAATGGCTGCTACAGCACGCGTGCTAAAAGGCTTTAACGATACGCTCAGCGCACAGGCGCTTGATTGTGCCAAAACCTTATTTGAGGTTACAGATGCAAACGGACGCTCCAAAGCGGCCAAAATACACGCCGCAACCGAGCTGTACCTTACCACCGGCGATGATATCTACAAGAATTATCTTCTTTCCGAGACCGAATTTATTACACAAGCCATAGGTTTTGTTGGCTGGTACATTGGCCGCGCCGAGAAAAAGATCAACGATCCTGCTTTTACCAAAGCAATCAGGGAAGCCATGAGTGGCCTCTACGAACAAATTAAAAAACAGGGCGCCGAAACGCCATACGGCATTCCCTATCGTCCAAAGATTTGGGGAGCCGGGTGGGATATTCAGAGTTTTGGGTTCAGGCAATACTTTTTGCATACCGCCTACCCCGATATTTTTAGTTCGGAATACATTTACAATGCCCTTAATTTTATTTTGGGTTGTCATCCGGGATCTAACACTTCTTCGTTTGCTTCAGGAATTGGTGCGCGCTCGGCAACTGTTGGCTATGGCTTAAACCGCGCCGACTGGTCGTACATTCCGGGTGGTGTAGTTTCGGGTACGGCACTTATTCGCCCCGATTTCCCGGAACTGCTTGAATTTCCGTACCTGTGGCAACAGGTTGAGTACGTGCTTGGCGGTGGCTCGTCGCATTATATGTTTTTAGCTTTGGCTGCGCAACAGCTTCTGAACAATAAATAA